The Oceanibaculum nanhaiense genome includes a region encoding these proteins:
- a CDS encoding alpha/beta fold hydrolase — MPVAETQGAARMPDGAELPYTRWLPAGQPVQGVILALHGFNDYRNAFATAGPLLAASGQAVYAYDQRGFGQAPSRGRWAGTARLTGDLKQMTDLVRTQHPGAPVTLLGVSMGGAVVLSALAAPMPPAADRAILVAPAVWGRATMPFYQRAALWLGAHTVPWMTLTGRGLKRWASDHLDMLRRLGRDPLVVKETRIEAIWGLVNLMDAALEAGPPTAVPSLILYGQHDQIVPAQPLCRLLDRDWAQAPNQPRMALYPEGWHMLLRDLNGPVVLRDVMAWLEDWEAPLPSGSEAPDGWPDSLCGAQRSAAPAS, encoded by the coding sequence TTGCCCGTCGCCGAAACGCAGGGCGCGGCCCGCATGCCGGACGGGGCGGAACTGCCCTATACGCGCTGGCTGCCGGCCGGACAGCCGGTGCAGGGCGTCATCCTCGCGCTGCACGGCTTCAACGACTACCGCAACGCCTTCGCCACTGCGGGGCCGCTGCTGGCCGCCTCCGGCCAGGCGGTCTATGCCTATGATCAGCGCGGCTTCGGCCAGGCGCCCTCCCGCGGCCGCTGGGCCGGAACGGCGCGCCTGACCGGCGATCTGAAGCAGATGACCGACCTGGTGCGCACGCAGCACCCCGGCGCGCCGGTCACGCTGCTGGGCGTCAGCATGGGCGGTGCCGTCGTGTTGTCGGCGCTGGCGGCGCCGATGCCGCCGGCGGCCGACCGCGCGATCCTCGTCGCCCCCGCCGTCTGGGGCCGCGCCACCATGCCGTTCTACCAGCGCGCCGCGCTGTGGCTGGGCGCCCATACCGTGCCCTGGATGACGCTGACCGGGCGCGGTCTGAAGCGCTGGGCCTCCGATCATCTCGACATGCTGCGCCGCCTGGGTCGCGACCCGCTGGTGGTGAAAGAGACCCGCATTGAAGCGATCTGGGGCCTTGTGAATCTGATGGATGCGGCGCTGGAGGCCGGCCCGCCGACCGCCGTGCCCAGCCTCATCCTGTATGGCCAGCACGACCAGATCGTCCCGGCCCAGCCGCTGTGCCGGCTGCTCGACCGCGACTGGGCGCAGGCCCCGAACCAGCCGCGCATGGCGCTCTATCCCGAGGGCTGGCACATGTTGCTGCGCGACCTGAACGGGCCTGTCGTGCTGCGTGACGTGATGGCCTGGCTGGAGGACTGGGA